AGATCTCAAGTAACCTTATGGGTCTAACATCATTACTACTACACTGCATtcataaaataatttgtattacTCAAATACCATTAgctgcaaaataattttcttatctGCATGCCTAAGAGACTTTCTACAAGGCAGCAAACAAAGCCTACCTCACATCCTTCAGAGATTCCTTTTCAAAATATCCattgaaaacacaaaacaaatgcaTGTTTTCAATGTATGAATagcagtatatatatataatatacagaTATGTATATTAAAACTACATGTATTGTGACAGCTTTCATATTACTACAtgtaattactgatttttttttcccttcaaagtcAAAACAGGCATATAGGTCAGATTTGTAGGTCAGTCAATATAATTTGTTCAGAAGCCATTTTTGAATTTGCTAagctaaaacaaaaaaccacGGTATAATTTCTAATGTCATTACATTAGTCACAAACTGACTTACAGAAGGAATTAAAACTGGTGCTCAGAAGTAGTCTTGTATCCTTGATTACATGATGCGGGGTCTTTAAAGTCATGTTTTCTTAACCTGCTTATAGGTTAATTATCTTTGTCATCTTGGCAAAGGATGCAGCAATCCTGCAATGCATAGTCATTTTAACTTTCCCCTCCACcttctgaactttaaaaaaagttttgtccTTCCTGTAGCAGCTAAATCTGGTATTACATAAGCAATTACTACAACATCTGTAGTAGTAACATTTGCATTGACCTTACAGAAAGTATCATCAATATTAATGCAGATGTTGAGGAAGCTGAATTTTTGCCTGGTGGCCTACATGATAAAGGTGAGGATTGGAAACATACATATAGAAAATGGAGATGGACAGTTGTTCAAATAAATGCATACTCTGTTCTTCCTTACGTGCATTTCTTTTTGCTTATTGCTGAATTATTGCTTTGTGCTAGGAAGTCCATTTGGGCAGTCtcataataatttaatttacCGCTTAATAAAGGAGTCAGTTTAAGATGTGTATCCGCAGTAGCCTGTCTTCTACCCAGGACTTTCTAAGTCAGTAATATCACTGCACTTGTCAGGGCGAGAGATGCATTTGTACTGTGTTCTGACTTCATCCGTCTTGGGATGAAGGCGAGGACTGTGTCAGTTTGGTTCTTGCACAGGACCTGCGGGAGCCAGATTGCTTGCTTTCATCGCCATGAAAGAAGGGGCTTGTCTGAGTGCTCTTGGAGGCCTTCGGGCACAGAAGGGCATGGGGCAGGACTAGCAGTCAGTGCTGCCCCTGGAGAAGTGTAGGCAGGAATAGGAATGTGGGGCAGGTGGTAAGGAGAAGGGCGTTCCTtcgggagggaagggaggagaagctgaggtgatgacagaggcacaggaactttTGGTAGAGTGTAGGCAGGGTGTGCGGAAGTGGATGATGATCATGGCCTTCTTATGGGCAGAAATATATTGTGTTTCAGAACTGGACTGTAAAATCTTGCAAATGTGGTCTGGCTTAGATCAGTATTTTAAATTCATTAACTTTGTATTTCTGGTTCAGAAGCCTTTTGgcagggttttgcttttgttaagTATTTTGTTGATTTCATTCTTGCAATGTTTGTTTGTTAAGAAGCAGAACATACTTTTAAAGCTGTAAGTGTATAAACCGTGTGTATTTTCCAGGTAAATTTTTATTGGCCTGTAAAACTATGATCTTTCTGCCTTACtttacagttttgtttgttttatttttaatgttctgaTGTTTGCCTCTGCATGGCAGAGGAGGCAGGCAAGGGTGAGatgggagggaagaggaagaggcatTATTTTAGTACATAAAGGGTGGCTAGTTGAATTTAGCCAGTTTCCAGGCTTGCATATGGGTATGATCTATTCTTCTGTCtgagttttaaaacatttattcttTGTTTAGGAAGTCTGAAAGGAGAGCCCTACTTATGAAGAGATGACGTGTAATGGCCCAGGTAACTCGGAAGCTTGTGCCACTCCAGACACTGACTGTGACCAGGAATGTGCACAGGAACACTACCGACTAGGAACTTTTGTTGAATTTCCACTTGGCTGTCCAGTTTCAGCATCAGCACTAGCACGAGCTGGCTTTCTTTATACTGGAGAAGGTGACAAAGTGAAGTGCTTCAGTTGCCATACAACtattgaaggatgggcacctggGGATTCTGCAGTTGAGAGACATAAAGAGCTTTCCCCAAATTGCAAATTTATTACTGAATCTACATTTCTGGAAAATAACAGACATCCTCTTGCCCTGAACTACCAGCATAGAACTGAAAATGGTTCCAGTGATTCAGCCCTCCCATGTACTCTGGATGACCCATCTGATGTGGAGGCAGATTACCTTCTGAGAACTAGGCAGGTTGTGGATATGTCAGATAGCTTGTATCCTGACAACCCTGCTATGTGCAGTGAGGAGACAAGACTAAAGTCTTTCCACAACTGGCCCCTCAACAGCCAGTTGACACCGAGAGAATTGGCTAGTGCTGGATTCTATTACACAGGTGTTGGTGATAAAGTGGCATGTTTTTGTTGTGGTGGAAAATTGAAAAATTGGGAACCCAGTGACAGAGCTTGGTCTGAACACAAGAGGCATTTTCCCAAATGCTTTTTTGTCCTGGGCCGGAATGTTGGAAATGTTCCAAGTGAATCTGTTCCTGTTGAGCATGGGAGAAGTGGTCTGCACAATGCACAGCATCCAAGAAATCCATCTATGGCAAAATATGGAACACGTTTACAAACATTTTTGTCTTGGATATATCCCGTTGACAAGGAGCAACTTGCTGAAGCTGGGTTCTATAGCATAGGTAAGCCAAACCTTAAAATGGCTAATCCCTTTTACAAAGAAATTTTATATGAGTATCTAGttatgaaaaaataaactttttttattcTAATATGGAATGATTTGCCAGAATTTCTTTACTCGGTAAACTACGCATAGTTCTTGTGTAAAATTATATACATTATATGAAGTATTTTTAATAGCAAAGTATAAACTTGATTGTAAATTAATTTTTAGCAGTAAAGCATCCATGTGTGAAATATGTTTTATGAGGGTTTTAGCAGGCGAGGAAAACAATGACAATTAttgaagttaatatttttttaaagaatgaagtgCTGTCCTTCAGATATCTGTCGCAGGTCTGAGGAGTGGGCTTGTGGCCCGTATAGAAGCCTGTGGGCAATACAATCCGGGTTGTGTGCCATTTTATTTAGTCCATGTGTGTTTGCATTACCATAGCATTTGAACACCTGAAACTAGCAAATACCATTACTAGCTACTGTAAAAGTTTTATGAAGACAGTGACTCCAGTGGAGGAGCTTTTACTATTAGACATGTAGTGTACGATTTGGATAAGACCCAAATGTGGATGTCTTTGTGCGTTGGTTCCCAATCAGACTGAATGGCGCAGTGCTGTTGGAGCTCTCtgaagttcttcactgagagatGCTGTACCAGTGCAAAGTGTTGCTCTTACTTGGTCACAAAGAAAAGGGGATTATCTGGGATAATTTCTCACTGTGGTCTTAATTAGTTAGTCTCTTAGTAGCTCTCAGAAGAACTTTTAAAATCTGATTCCATTTGTTTTACTTGTGGCCATAAATAAAACTTTTGATATTTTTCATATTGGTGATACTATGGGCAATATTTGAACCCAGCAGTActgtttttactgattttttttttttttttttttttttttttttttttttaaattcctgaaagTACCTAGCTTTTCACAGGCAAGTGAGATCTGTATTGTGGAGGTGCATTAAATTGGCTGCAGCTTACCAGAGCCAATGGCTGTTCAAGGGACTGGTGTGAAAACTCTGTTTACTGTGGCCTGAGAATGATTTAGCTCCTTAGGAAAAATCTGTCTGTGCCTCATTTCATTTCAGTAAATGCTGTCTAAGCAGTTTCTGGCGCAGTCTTTGATTACAGTAGGCACAGTGCAAGAATAGAGAGAATGCAGTGTCGCTTAATAACTCCTCAGCTGGTCATGCTGCTGCTGTATAGAGCCCGTTAATGGTGAAATGGAGGACCAAAAAGGCACATAAATGTCCTTAATGCTTTGTGGTAGACTACTTCATGACTTGTTTACCAGTGGATTGAGCTATTTGATAATAgattatttttagcttttgcttttttatttgtatGATTACTTGCTAAAGTAAAATTCAGTAATATTTCATGTgatataaaatacaaatactttgtattttttaagCTCATGTCTGTCCTGaacatttctttcaaaacataCGTATTATATCCTCTTTTAAAATGGAGTTCCTTTTAGTTACAATTGTTAATCAATAaagtaagggtttttttcttaataacgtaacattttaattgaaaattattGTTATGCCTACTAGAAATATGTaacttttttctgatgtgtttccTCAGGTAATGGTGATCATGTTGTGTGTTTCCACTGCGGTGGAGGATTGCAAGAATGGAAGGAAAATGAAGACCCGTGGGATCAACATGCCAAATGGTTTCCTGGGTAAagtattttttactgttttcttgttGCATATCTGAGTCTTATTTACAGTATATTATGTTTTAATGACAGAGCATATTACTAGAGGTTTCAGAAGGTTGACTATGGCTCAACATTGTTTAGATTTATgaaaaaacttactttttttctcattgttctcctccaccacctcctccttcaTTTTTGTCACGTAGGCACCAAAGGAATATCAGTTATCTTCCATggtttctatttttccttttcaataagTATAAAAGGTTTTAAGGAATTTTTTGCATGGGGTCcttattttttttgttccagcTGTTGTGCCTTTTGTAGTCCTGCTATTATATGTATAATCGTCAACATATGCTTTAATGTTATATTGGAGACCTCAAAAGAGGACATTAAGCTAATGTCGTCTTTGAGAGATAGGAGGGAGTTCCTCTGAAGTGGGTGGGAGAGAGAACTAAATCTCAAGAGGTTGAAGGCACAACTAACTCATTAGAGGTGATCAGTATGAAAAGGTGCCCTGAAATTGTACCTTCTGAATAACTTTTAAGTCAGTGTTGTTTGTATGTCAGCTTGTTTGTGGGAATTTTTAAAGGGAAGAGAAGATTTCTGTGTCTGGACTTAACTGATGTCTCAGCTAGCAGAATCATCAAGTTTTGTGAATGCATATCTgatcctcccccccacccccccattatACAAGCACTGCATTCTATTGTTATTTTAACAGCTTCATACATGCTAAAGTTTGTAACTTATGTCAGGATACAAAATGACTAAATTTCTGTCACGGTGCAAACCAACCTGAAGTAGTCAGTAGTGGTACTGAATTCAAAACATACTTCTGCATAATTTTAAAGGACTGAGGATTCCAGACCCAGAAGTAGTTTTTAGAAAGATTGCCAATTCTGTCTAAAATCTGTCTTGCGGAAAGGAGGAATAGTATATGACTCATTCTTTCTTACAGGTGGATAAAGTCTGTCCAAGTACAAAGACTTAGTTACTTGTATAACATTGATAAAATCAGTGTCTTCTCTGCATTAGCTGCCAAATTTGTCTTCTGTGGTGAAAGGCTCTCTGGAAGCTGGAAGTTAGTACGCATCAGCTGATCCTTTTCTCAGTAGTGGGACAGGCAGCTTGTAATTATTAGTCTCTGCCACTTggaagagacatttgaagtttttGGCTTGGTGCAGTGAATGGTTAAGAAGCATTTTCTTGCTGCGTTTCACTTCACCTTATATGGGTTTGATTTCGT
The Opisthocomus hoazin isolate bOpiHoa1 chromosome 14, bOpiHoa1.hap1, whole genome shotgun sequence DNA segment above includes these coding regions:
- the XIAP gene encoding E3 ubiquitin-protein ligase XIAP isoform X2; the protein is MTCNGPGNSEACATPDTDCDQECAQEHYRLGTFVEFPLGCPVSASALARAGFLYTGEGDKVKCFSCHTTIEGWAPGDSAVERHKELSPNCKFITESTFLENNRHPLALNYQHRTENGSSDSALPCTLDDPSDVEADYLLRTRQVVDMSDSLYPDNPAMCSEETRLKSFHNWPLNSQLTPRELASAGFYYTGVGDKVACFCCGGKLKNWEPSDRAWSEHKRHFPKCFFVLGRNVGNVPSESVPVEHGRSGLHNAQHPRNPSMAKYGTRLQTFLSWIYPVDKEQLAEAGFYSIGNGDHVVCFHCGGGLQEWKENEDPWDQHAKWFPGCRFVRKEKGLEFINNVHLRDGCRDSTTEAAEETMLPKDLSTEEKLRRLQEEKLCKICMAKDISVVLIPCGHLVACKECAEALNECPLCRVNIMKRQEIFMY
- the XIAP gene encoding E3 ubiquitin-protein ligase XIAP isoform X1, with protein sequence MTCNGPGNSEACATPDTDCDQECAQEHYRLGTFVEFPLGCPVSASALARAGFLYTGEGDKVKCFSCHTTIEGWAPGDSAVERHKELSPNCKFITESTFLENNRHPLALNYQHRTENGSSDSALPCTLDDPSDVEADYLLRTRQVVDMSDSLYPDNPAMCSEETRLKSFHNWPLNSQLTPRELASAGFYYTGVGDKVACFCCGGKLKNWEPSDRAWSEHKRHFPKCFFVLGRNVGNVPSESVPVEHGRSGLHNAQHPRNPSMAKYGTRLQTFLSWIYPVDKEQLAEAGFYSIGNGDHVVCFHCGGGLQEWKENEDPWDQHAKWFPGCRFVRKEKGLEFINNVHLRDGCRDSTTEAAEETMLPKDDLLQNPLVQSAIDMGFSLSEIRNTMEKRLQMSGESHTSVEDLVADLSAHKENTREEESNETPVQQDELIQLQNLYLSTEEKLRRLQEEKLCKICMAKDISVVLIPCGHLVACKECAEALNECPLCRVNIMKRQEIFMY